The nucleotide sequence GACAGGTCCTAAACCAAAACTATCTCCAGAGCAGCAACAACAACTCCACCTGATTCTCAGAAGCAATTCTCCCATAGACTATGGCTACCAAACTCCACTTTGCACTTGTCAGATAGTCGCCAAGCTTATTGATCAGAAATTTCAGGTCAAATATGTATCAGCCTCTGTTGCCAGGCTTCTTAAGCGGATGGGATTTAGCCCCCAGAAGCCCCGTTGGGGAGCATGGCAGCAAGACCAAAAAAAATTGCTGAATGGCTGAATCTCCGCTATCCGCAGATACTCAAAAAAGCAGTTGAGCAAGATGCCATTATTTTCTTTCTGGATGAATCTACGGCCAAGTCAGAAAGTCATCGTGGTCGGACGTGGGGCGTCAAGGGACTCACTCCTGTCGTGAAAGCTACGGGCTCAAGACACAGGTTAAACCTTATTTCGGTTGTAAGTTCCGAAGGGATAATGAGATACAAAACATTTACACTCGATGCTGCAGTTTTTAAGTGATTCGAAGGGGAGTGTCACGGGGGAGGAAAAAAGAAGTAGACTACCACTGCGGCTCCGAAATCAGGCCTTGCGAGATTCCGTCATAGCCACAGCAGCAGGCTGGAAGGTAAGATCGCATAGGAACTTAATTACCGTCAAGTGTCGTTTGTGCTAATCCGCCCATTACCTGCTGTCACCGCCTTTCTGGATGCTCTAAATAGTGCCTGTCAGAAAACCCCTGAAAAACCTCTTCTGATTCTGGCGGGCAGGAATTGATAGTGATCAGATTTCACTGCCAACACAGTGCAAGAGCAGTTTTTATACTATGCTGCTCAAAATTTAATCAAAATCACCTATTTCCGAGCATAGTAAACCCTCACGCATGGCATGATCAAAAGCAAAGGAGCGGGTATCTGGCTCGAAGGTTACTGACGATCTCTGGTCAGAAGAATTTTACCCAGCCGCTTCAAATTACCGGCAACAACCGCCAGTGCAACGTAGCGCTTAAAACCCTCAATGCCTTTATCCGGGCATTTGTCGAGACCGTTCGCCTCCAGTGCATTGATATCAGATTCAACGGCTGAGTGTTTTCTTTTTGCCCGAATAAATTCCGGGTGAGATTCCCGCTTTTTGTCAATGGCTGACAGCCTGCCTTTTTTGGGCAAAACTGCACGTTCCAGCAGCACTTCGAGCTTTTCAAGATTACCCGGACTCCAGAAACCTTTGTCGTAGCTCACCTGGCTTAATGCTGAAAACCGTTTTTTGGCACCCTCTGCCATAGGCACTGTAACCTGGTCGTCTGTCTGCTTTTGCATGACCTGGTGATGCAGGGTAAAACCAAACTGATCCTGCAACACGCAAACCCGTAATCCCAACTCCACCGGGGTTCCGGCTTTCCCCTTGCTGATCCACTCGGTGTGAGGTTCAAAAATTGAGAACACCTTCTCATTATGAGGAATCTGCTCGTACTCAATAACCCGCCGGTAAATCAGGTCTATCTGATGGTGGCTATGGGCAATGTGGTATTTAAGGTTCTCCAGCCTTGGCTCATCCGGTTGTTGTTTGGTCAGCAAAGACAAGGTCAATTCAGCTTTGCGGATAATTGAGGTGCTGTACTTGATGTACTCAAGATGAGCCATTTCAACTTCGTGCTGCCGCAAGCGCTGTTTCAATTCACAGGTAGCGCTGGAATGCTTCAGGTTTCGTGCTTTGTTATAACGCTTGCGGTGCTGATCCTTCAGGTATTCACGCTGACGCCAGCCCGGCAGTCGATACTGGTCAGATAGAGCTGACGCAAACTCGATACTCTTACGACAAGCGTCGCTCAATAAGCCGATATCCGTAGGAAAGTGGACATCGGTTTTAACTACGAACGAATCGGCACGGCCATGTAGCGGTTCATCTTTTTTTTTACGAGCTGATGACCTGCTGCCACTATAATCTGGTTTACCTGATCCAGTATTTCCGGCGTGAAGCAGCTGATATTATCCTGCAGTGTCTGAGTATGGTAAGAGTGCGTGCAGTAAGGGCCGTGACCCAGCATTTTCCTGAGAGTGCCATGCTCATTAGCCAGTTCTTTCAGGCGGTCGTAGTCGCAGTTAGTGACCAGGCGAAGTGTGCCAAACACCAGTATTTTCCAGAACTCCATACCAGGACGGCCATTGTTTTTGTCTGTGGAAGTCATGGTGTCGAGTACTTGAAAAACCTGATTACGCAGCTCAAGGTTTGTCCATATGTGCTGCAAAGCTTTCAGCAGACGGGGGATGTCGTCTCTTGACTTAGCGTCAAAGGTGATGGCAGAGATATCAACCTCGCCCAACTGCATTTGTGGGTTGATGGTTTGGCGCATAAATGTGAAAACAGCCTGTTTTGTAAAATCTTCGAGAACTATATGGGGCTGCAGGCTGCTGTTTTCAAGTGTTTGAGGGTTTTCGGACAGGCACTAAATAACTCACTCAAATCCATCAGTTCGTCTGCACAGCTGAGTAAAAGCCAGAAGGTGACACTGGGTGTTTTTATCATGGGCATTGTCGTAACCAAAGCCATTAACTGGGCCGCTTTTGAACGCAGAAGTTTGGGCAAGTTCAAAACAACCCGCCTGTGCTGGATGTTTTATAAGGCTGAAATAGCATGGCATAGCTTGTTACAGGCCAGCATCAGAAACATACTCTTAAGCTATGGGATAAAAGCCGGAACCCTTGCAGCTGACGACACAGGGAAGAAGCGTACCAAGCGAACCTCCAAAATAGACGGCGCCCACAAGGTAAAAGATAAATCAACGGGCGGCTACTTTAACGGACAGGAACTGGTCTTCATGGTGCTTGTCACTGAAATAGCCACCTTCCCGGTAGGGTTCCGTTTCTATGTACCCGACCCTGCATTGTCGGCGTGGAGGAAGAAAGACAAGTCGCTCAGGAAACAAGGTGTTCAGAACAAAGAGCGACCTGCGCGCCCCGAACCAGACCATGTTCGCTATCCCACCATGCAGTCGTTGACACTGGATATGCTGCAAGAATTTGTTGATGCGTTCCCGGAAATCGCAATCAGAGGTGTACTCGCTGACGCATTGTATGGCACAGGAGACTTCATGGATAAGGCAGCTGCGATAACCGGCGGAGCCCAGGTTATCAGCCAGTTACGCTCCAACCAGAAAGTGTCTAACAGAGGTCATTCTGAAGCTGCCCTGAAAACTTATTTTGCACGTCAAAAGGGAGTTCAGGCCCAACTTATGATCCGAGGTGGCAAAGAAGAGCAAGTCACCATTCAAGCAGCTCGATTGTATGTTAAGGCTCATGGGAAAAGACGTTTTGTTATTGCCCTGAAGTATGAAGGTGAGGAAGATTATCGTTACCTGGTGGCTTCAGATATGTCATGGCGACATACCGATATAGTCAGGCTTTACACCTTGAGGTGGTTGGTCGAGGTTTTTATTCAGGACTGGAAAGCCCACTGCGGCTGGAACAGATTGAGCAAGCAGCAAGGTGCTGATGGATCGCAGCGTGGCGTGATTCTGAGTCTGCTGTGCGAACATATGCTATTGCTGCACCCTGAGCAATTCGTCCTGCTAAAAAACAAACAGCCCGGGATGCCCGTTGGTTGTCTGATCGAGCGCCTCAACGCGGAAGCATTGCTTAACACGGTAAAAGCGGTGGTGGAGTCGGATGATCCGGACAATGAGCTACAGGCTCTTACATTAGCGTTGGAAGACACTCTGCCTAAACGAGAGTCGAGTAGACATATGGCTGGTAGAGACCTGGGAAGACAGGAAGCAACGGACACATTGAAAGCTCATGCTCAGAAATTTGAATTGTTGGACGCAGCTTAGCATTGGGGCGCATGGAGCGTGTTGTTTAAGGGGAGCGGCAATCAACAATTTACCGGCTCCGGAACAATTGCTACACCCCATTTCTTTAACTCAGGGCGGCGAATGATGTGAGGCTGTATTTCAGCTAGTCGCTACCGCAATGCGCGAGACAGCACAGAAAGCACTATAATTTACCGTGTTTTTCCTATGTCAGTAATTTCCAGAAACAGACTTATGATTTGAAACCGGAACATTAATGGCAGTAAAAGAGGTTCTGGTATGCCATTTAGATGTTCAGAATGTGGCAGGAACTGTACGACCCAGTACAAACTCACCAGACACATGCTAACTCATGCAGGCGAAAATCCATATAGCTGTGATTTCTGTGGACAAGATTTTCCCAATGTGTCTGATTTAATCAGACACAAGCGAACCCATACAGGTGAAAAGCCATATAGCTGTGAGGTCTGTGGAAAAAAATTTAGCCAGTCGTATAGTTTAACCAGACACATGCGAACTCATACAGGCGAAAAGCCATATATCTGTGAGGTCTGTGAAAAAGGTTTTACCGCAAAGAGTGATTTAACCAGACACATGCAAGCCCATACAGGGCAAAAGTTTCTTTGCCCAGTCTGTAAATCTGGTTATACACGACGAGATAGACTCCATAAGCACATAGAAAAGCGTCACCCAGCCCCGAATACGCCTGATACAACCGTATTCATTCAGGCGTCCGCCGGAGTAGTCACAACAACACGCTCTTTTAACTCTGGCCTAGGCTCCCCCACAACAATCAGCGTAAGCCATATCAGCTCAACTAATGAAGAAAGACCACCGGTTAGAGTGGTTACTAATTCAACTCCGTTAACAGAGACAACTATTGTCACACAACGTGATGGAAAAGTTATTGTAACTACTGAGCTCCGGGCAGAAACTGATCTCCGTAATCCTTCATCGCAATAAGGGCAGTAGCAGAGAAAAACAACCCATCGAAGGTGGGGATGACGGTTCAGGGTTTATTTCGCATTTTTCACCTTTTGCGACAGCCTCTTCTGCGGGAATGACGAAGCACTGGTATATTCTACAGTGCTGCTTCCCTAAGTAAAAACTGCAGCATCGAGTTACAGGAAGTATGGATCGCTTTGCCTTCGTAAACTTTCTTAAATCTCTGGTTCGAAGCGTTGATAAACCCGTGATTGTAATCACAGATGGACATCCTGCACACAAGGCAAAGCACACGCAAGAATATGTGGCACAGGAGCCAAGGCTGCTCGATCTTCACTTACTGCCGGGCTATTCACCGGAACTGAATCCGGATGAACAAGTTTGGAACCACCTTAAAGAAAAGCTTGGAAAGGTTGCCCTGAAGACGAAAGATGAATTTATAAAGTTCATCCGGGGCAAGATGGGAAGCTTGCAAAAAAGTCCTGAAACAATCAAAGGATTCTTCAGGGAAACCGGTCATTTAAGGACGTCTACCCAAACTCTCCATGACAGCCCATGCTACTCCGGCATTCATCATGCCGGAGATCACCATGGCTACAGAAACAAACCGACCCAAACGACTCAGCCAAAGCCAGTGGCAAGCCCTTATCACCGAACAACAAAACGGTACTGCCACTCAGTCCGAGTTTTGCCGGTCTAAAGGACTCTGCCTGGCTACCTTTTATAACTGGAAGAAAAAACTGAACAATAACGACAAGCCAGCAGAACAGAAAGCCCCTGAATTTATAGAGTTGCCGGTTGCCTCAGAACCTTTGCCCAAACAGACCTGGGACATTGAACTCGAACTCCCCGGCAACGTCATCCTTCGCATGCGGCAGTAACATGTTTTTCCCTGAATCCGGTGTTCGGGTGTGGTTATGCACCCGGCCGACTGACATGCGTAAGTCCTATGATGGCCTGTCGGCACTGGTCAAAAACCAGCTCAAGGAGAACCCTCTCAGTGGACAGCTGTTTGTGTTTATCAACCGCAAAGGCAACCAGGTCAAGATACTCTACTTTGACCGCAGCGGTTACTGCATTTGGAGCAAACGACTTGAACAGGGTACTTTTCGCCACCACTGGCAGGATGCCACAAAACATTCATTATGCTGGACCGATTTGAAACTCTTGCTTGAAGGCATTGACCTCAGCTCTGTCCAGAAATTTAAACGTTATGACCATGAGCTGCACACTGCTGAAAAGCAGCTATAGTCATACCCCATGAATCATTCTGAAACCGCCAATCCCGTTGACCTGCAACTGCAAAACCGCCAGTTGCAGTCAGCGTTGGATACAGCACTTCAGGAACTTTCTTCTGCCAGACAGCAGCTCAACTGGTTTAAACGGCAGGTATTTGGTGAGAAGTCCGAAAAACGACTGACTATTGATAACCCTGACCAGATAGACCTTGGTGAGATTTTCGCCAAGCCAGAGACAACACCGCCCCCTGAAACAGAAACCATCACCTACGAACGACGCAAGAAGCAGCGTTCCGACGATTGCGTCACCGATGAAGGGCTTCGCTTTGACGAACGGGTACCCGTTGAAGTCACTGAATTGCCAGCACCGGAACTGCAGGGTGAGGATGCGGATCAATACGAAGTCATTGACTATAAAACCACCCGAACACTGGTTCAGCGCCCCGGCAGCTACGTCATTCATGAACAGCGTCGCCCAGTAGTCAGGCATAAGCCCAGCCAGACCCTGACGACAGTAGCCGCCCCTTCCGGCATTTTTGACCGCAGCATTGCCGATGTCAGTTTGCTGGCTGGAATGCTGATCGACAAGTTTGTCTTCCACCTGCCTTTATACCGCCAGCATCAGCGCATGGCACTCAGCGGAGTCAAACTGAGCCGGACGACACTGACCAACCTGGTTTATAGAAGCATTGAACTGCTCAAGCCAGTACATAGTGCCTTATTAAAGAGTGTGCTGGAAAGCCGCATACTGGCCATGGACGAAACACCGGGCAAAGCAGGCCGCAAGGAAAAAGGCAAAATGCAGAAAGCCTGGTTCTGGCCGGTCTATGGCGAACGGAACGAAGTGGCGTTTACCCTGTCACTGACCCGATCTACACGGCACATCGAGCCACTACTGAAAGACTTTAAAGGCGTGTTGCTGACTGATGGCTACGGTGTTTATGACAGCTACTGCAAAAAACACCCTGACATCACGCAAGCTCAGTGTTGGGTGCATTGTCGCAGGTACTTTGACTGGGCGAAAGACGATGAACCTGAAGCCGTTGCTCATGCACTCGCCCTGATCGGCAAACTGTATCGCGTAGAAAAACGTATTCGTGATACCGACACTGCCGGAGACGAGAAGCAGTGCATCCGACAGGAGGAGTCACTACCTCTTGTGGATGAGTTTTTTGACTGGTGCCGTAAGGAACGGCAGAGGCCGGAACTGACCAAAACGAACCCATTGAGCAAAGCACTGGCGTATGCTGAAAACCATCAAGCGTCACTGAGAGTGTTTCTGGATGACCCGGATGTTCAGATGGACACCAACCATCTTGAGCGATTACTCCGATGTATCCCAATGGGAAGAAAAAACTACTTGTTTAGCTGGACAGAAACGGGTGCAGAGCATATTGCCATCATCCAGAGCCTGCTGGTCAGCTGTCGCCTGCAAGATATTGACCCCTACAAGTACCTGGTTGACGTCCTCCAAAGAGTCAGCCTCCACCCCGCCCGACAAATCAATGAGCTGATTCCCCGGAATTGGAAAGAGCGTTTTGGGAAAAATCCGTTAAAAGCGCCTCTGGACAAGTAGGGGGAGTCTGTACCCTGTTTGAACGCTTACTCTTCAGGTTACACGATACCAGTTATGCTTGCAGGCAGTGTTACGTATAATATTCAAAGATCAATAAGAGCCAGTCGGCTCGTTCGCTATTGAGGGTACATGACTCCTCTCTGCTTTCTATGTTCAGTCCTTCGTTGGCGACTCCTGTCGAACAACTACGCGGTAACTGCTCCTGCGTTACTCTAGCTCCTGCATCCATGCAGTCGTATGACGTCTGCTGACTTCTGTTCAATCACCATACAGAATTACTCCTGCGGGCGCTATTGGTGGTCATCGGGTTTGCTCGAACAGGATGATGAGCCCTGTCCGCCGAGCCTGTTGTAACCAGTAGCTGAGAACTGGGATTGACCAATCGCATGTTGAACAGACCTCCCCGGATAAGAGCATGAACTGTCAGTGCACAAGGCTTCCGCGTCCTGCTCACGCCCCTCACCTGCATCCATGCAGGCGACCGCCGCATTTACCGTATCTCTCAAACCAGAGGGCTTTGTGATCTTTGGCTCACTCGCCCACGAGACTCGACCTTGTATACGATTTCTGTCCGTCGGCTCGCACTTTTGCAGTCAGACTGCCTCCGCACAATCCCTCGCGAGATTGCACTTGCCTTAAGCTAGTGGTTATCATCGGTGGGCTTATTCGGCTCCAGATCCGATGCTGGTTTACCCACAGGGGACTTTCACCCCATAAGTTCATGCCCATGCCGGGCGTACCAAGAGCTTCGTTCGGACGGCGACGCCGCCGTACAAGCGGGGGTTAGGCAAATAAGGATATATCGTGCCGTCACATATAAAAATTTACATAGAAAACTACATCTCAAAGATAAATGGTGAGGATGTCGAATATACAATTGACTTTGATTCGATTGAAAGCGGTAGAACTCTATTAAAAAGTATTTCTCAAACTGCCGAATACAATCCTGATAAATTCTACAATTTAAGACTACGGTATTCTGGTAGACACCGAATGCACCCTGGCTCTTGGTACTCTCTACCAATAAAGCTGTTCTCTAAGTCAGAATATGACGATATCGGTGAAGATGACGAAGGAAGTGGTGGGTACTCAGGAATTATAAAAGTAAAAAAATCAATTGATAATTACACGCAGTATTTAACAAGCCAATCCAAACATGATTATAAAGTATTTTCCGATATTGAGATTGGATTTAAAAACACAATAAAGGAATTGTCAGTAATCAACTGCGGGCAAGGTAATTGGAACGAAATACATACAGATAATGAAATCTTAATTTATGATACAGGGGCTTCATCTAGATACAAAACTTCAGAAATACAAGACCTTGTAGAAAAGAGATTTTCCACCTTCAAAAACAAAGAAATTTGCATAATAATTAGCCATTGGGACATGGATCACTTTCAAGCATTAAAGTATTTAAGTGATCACCATCTTAGAGGAATAAAATATATTTATGGACCCTCTAATATTCCCAATTCAAATGTATATAAAAGTACTGTAGAACATTTGAAATCTAAAAACGTAGGACTAACATTAATTTCTCCAAGCACTAAACGCACCGGTAGAGCAATAAATTTAAACCAAGTATCATCATCTAACTCTGTTGATGTATATAGAGCTGTTAATGGAAGATCCAGAAATCAAACTGGAATCGTACTCGTCATAAAAGGAAATAGTAAAATTACCATCCTCACTGGTGACCCGTCATTCAGCACTTAATCTGAGAATTTCCTAAAACCATCTAAAATGTAAAAAATTTTCAGACTGAGCATATGCCATGCAACCTCATCAATTTCACATTCAACGCATCGACCATACGGGGTTGGTGGCCGGTATGTGCAAAGAGCTCGGGATCGCTAACCTCTTGGATTCTCTGGTTCCCAACCAATCTGAAACCAGAAAGATTTCCTTCGGAGAAACCGTTGTCTCAATGCTGCTTAACGGACTGGGCTTCACTGCTCGCACACTCCACATGTTCCCTGAGTTTCACGCCGACAAACCACTGGATAAACTTATTCGGCCGGGTATAGAGCCGGAACATATCAACGAAAGTGTACTCGGCAGAGCCTTGGATCAAATTTTTGAACTGGGTGTAAGTGAGGTCTATTTATCACTGGCTGTCAAGGCCGTTAATGTCTTGAAACTGCCGTGTAATGCTCTGAATCTTGATTCAACCAGCTTTCATGTGGACGGTCGTTATAACAGTGAGTCTGAAGTCGATGAAGAAGATCTGAACTGCATTAAAATCTGTCGTGGATACAGCAGAGATCACCGACCTGAATTAAATCAGGCGATACTGCTCCTAATGACTGAAAATCAGGCGGGTATTCCCGTATTCATGGCCGCATCCAGTGGCAATATAAACGACAACACTAATTTTAAAAAAGTCATCAGCAAGCATTTGAAATGCTACAAAGAGGCGCTGAATAATCGTTACCTGATCGGCGATGCTGCACTTTATACAACAGACAATGTACAGATATTGCATCAGCAAAAGCAACAGTTCATCACCCGGGTTCCGGCTAAAATAAAATCCGCAAGAGAGCTTGTGGACAGTGTCGCTTCTT is from Endozoicomonas gorgoniicola and encodes:
- a CDS encoding transposase, encoding MQHRVTGSMDRFAFVNFLKSLVRSVDKPVIVITDGHPAHKAKHTQEYVAQEPRLLDLHLLPGYSPELNPDEQVWNHLKEKLGKVALKTKDEFIKFIRGKMGSLQKSPETIKGFFRETGHLRTSTQTLHDSPCYSGIHHAGDHHGYRNKPTQTTQPKPVASPYHRTTKRYCHSVRVLPV
- a CDS encoding transposase, yielding MAARPKKIAEWLNLRYPQILKKAVEQDAIIFFLDESTAKSESHRGRTWGVKGLTPVVKATGSRHRLNLISVVSSEGIMRYKTFTLDAAVFK
- a CDS encoding C2H2-type zinc finger protein, whose product is MPFRCSECGRNCTTQYKLTRHMLTHAGENPYSCDFCGQDFPNVSDLIRHKRTHTGEKPYSCEVCGKKFSQSYSLTRHMRTHTGEKPYICEVCEKGFTAKSDLTRHMQAHTGQKFLCPVCKSGYTRRDRLHKHIEKRHPAPNTPDTTVFIQASAGVVTTTRSFNSGLGSPTTISVSHISSTNEERPPVRVVTNSTPLTETTIVTQRDGKVIVTTELRAETDLRNPSSQ
- a CDS encoding transposase, which gives rise to MAHKCENSLFCKIFENYMGLQAAVFKCLRVFGQALNNSLKSISSSAQLSKSQKVTLGVFIMGIVVTKAINWAAFERRSLGKFKTTRLCWMFYKAEIAWHSLLQASIRNILLSYGIKAGTLAADDTGKKRTKRTSKIDGAHKVKDKSTGGYFNGQELVFMVLVTEIATFPVGFRFYVPDPALSAWRKKDKSLRKQGVQNKERPARPEPDHVRYPTMQSLTLDMLQEFVDAFPEIAIRGVLADALYGTGDFMDKAAAITGGAQVISQLRSNQKVSNRGHSEAALKTYFARQKGVQAQLMIRGGKEEQVTIQAARLYVKAHGKRRFVIALKYEGEEDYRYLVASDMSWRHTDIVRLYTLRWLVEVFIQDWKAHCGWNRLSKQQGADGSQRGVILSLLCEHMLLLHPEQFVLLKNKQPGMPVGCLIERLNAEALLNTVKAVVESDDPDNELQALTLALEDTLPKRESSRHMAGRDLGRQEATDTLKAHAQKFELLDAA
- a CDS encoding ISNCY family transposase (programmed frameshift), giving the protein MRQTINPQMQLGEVDISAITFDAKSRDDIPRLLKALQHIWTNLELRNQVFQVLDTMTSTDKNNGRPGMEFWKILVFGTLRLVTNCDYDRLKELANEHGTLRKMLGHGPYCTHSYHTQTLQDNISCFTPEILDQVNQIIVAAGHQLVKKKDEPLHGRADSFVVKTDVHFPTDIGLLSDACRKSIEFASALSDQYRLPGWRQREYLKDQHRKRYNKARNLKHSSATCELKQRLRQHEVEMAHLEYIKYSTSIIRKAELTLSLLTKQQPDEPRLENLKYHIAHSHHQIDLIYRRVIEYEQIPHNEKVFSIFEPHTEWISKGKAGTPVELGLRVCVLQDQFGFTLHHQVMQKQTDDQVTVPMAEGAKKRFSALSQVSYDKGFWSPGNLEKLEVLLERAVLPKKGRLSAIDKKRESHPEFIRAKRKHSAVESDINALEANGLDKCPDKGIEGFKRYVALAVVAGNLKRLGKILLTRDRQ
- a CDS encoding helix-turn-helix domain-containing protein, encoding MNNIDGRKISDQVREQIRFEAIRDWHAGMNPSSLARKYGTSRKTVYEWIDRYESNGWDGLKTRTGKTGPKPKLSPEQQQQLHLILRSNSPIDYGYQTPLCTCQIVAKLIDQKFQVKYVSASVARLLKRMGFSPQKPRWGAWQQDQKKLLNG
- the tnpB gene encoding IS66 family insertion sequence element accessory protein TnpB (TnpB, as the term is used for proteins encoded by IS66 family insertion elements, is considered an accessory protein, since TnpC, encoded by a neighboring gene, is a DDE family transposase.); its protein translation is MFFPESGVRVWLCTRPTDMRKSYDGLSALVKNQLKENPLSGQLFVFINRKGNQVKILYFDRSGYCIWSKRLEQGTFRHHWQDATKHSLCWTDLKLLLEGIDLSSVQKFKRYDHELHTAEKQL
- the tnpC gene encoding IS66 family transposase; the encoded protein is MNHSETANPVDLQLQNRQLQSALDTALQELSSARQQLNWFKRQVFGEKSEKRLTIDNPDQIDLGEIFAKPETTPPPETETITYERRKKQRSDDCVTDEGLRFDERVPVEVTELPAPELQGEDADQYEVIDYKTTRTLVQRPGSYVIHEQRRPVVRHKPSQTLTTVAAPSGIFDRSIADVSLLAGMLIDKFVFHLPLYRQHQRMALSGVKLSRTTLTNLVYRSIELLKPVHSALLKSVLESRILAMDETPGKAGRKEKGKMQKAWFWPVYGERNEVAFTLSLTRSTRHIEPLLKDFKGVLLTDGYGVYDSYCKKHPDITQAQCWVHCRRYFDWAKDDEPEAVAHALALIGKLYRVEKRIRDTDTAGDEKQCIRQEESLPLVDEFFDWCRKERQRPELTKTNPLSKALAYAENHQASLRVFLDDPDVQMDTNHLERLLRCIPMGRKNYLFSWTETGAEHIAIIQSLLVSCRLQDIDPYKYLVDVLQRVSLHPARQINELIPRNWKERFGKNPLKAPLDK
- a CDS encoding ComEC/Rec2 family competence protein — protein: MPSHIKIYIENYISKINGEDVEYTIDFDSIESGRTLLKSISQTAEYNPDKFYNLRLRYSGRHRMHPGSWYSLPIKLFSKSEYDDIGEDDEGSGGYSGIIKVKKSIDNYTQYLTSQSKHDYKVFSDIEIGFKNTIKELSVINCGQGNWNEIHTDNEILIYDTGASSRYKTSEIQDLVEKRFSTFKNKEICIIISHWDMDHFQALKYLSDHHLRGIKYIYGPSNIPNSNVYKSTVEHLKSKNVGLTLISPSTKRTGRAINLNQVSSSNSVDVYRAVNGRSRNQTGIVLVIKGNSKITILTGDPSFST
- the tnpA gene encoding IS66 family insertion sequence element accessory protein TnpA: MATETNRPKRLSQSQWQALITEQQNGTATQSEFCRSKGLCLATFYNWKKKLNNNDKPAEQKAPEFIELPVASEPLPKQTWDIELELPGNVILRMRQ